A portion of the Chromobacterium sp. IIBBL 290-4 genome contains these proteins:
- a CDS encoding S-(hydroxymethyl)glutathione dehydrogenase/class III alcohol dehydrogenase — protein MIRCKAAVAWAAGQPLSIEEIEVHPPKAGEVRVKMVASGVCHTDAFTLSGEDPEGVFPCILGHEGGGIVESIGPGVTSVAVGDHVIPLYTPECRECKFCLSGKTNLCQKIRATQGKGLMPDGTSRFSKDGKTIYHYMGTSTFSEYTVLPEISLAKVNKAAPLEEVCLLGCGVTTGMGAVVNTAKVKAGDSVAVFGLGGIGLSAIIGARMAGAGRIIGIDINESKFELAKKLGATDCVNPADFDKPIQDVIVEMTDGGVDFSFECIGNVKVMRAALECCHKGWGESVIIGVAGAGQEISTRPFQLVTGRVWRGSAFGGVRGRTELPDYVERYLKGEFRLDDFITHTMPLEGVNEAFELMHEGKSIRSVIHYAPERA, from the coding sequence ATCATTCGCTGCAAGGCCGCCGTGGCCTGGGCCGCCGGCCAGCCGCTGAGCATTGAAGAAATCGAAGTGCATCCGCCCAAAGCCGGCGAGGTGCGCGTGAAAATGGTGGCCAGCGGCGTCTGCCACACCGACGCCTTTACCCTGTCCGGCGAAGATCCGGAAGGCGTGTTCCCCTGCATTCTCGGCCACGAGGGCGGCGGCATCGTCGAATCAATCGGCCCCGGAGTCACCAGCGTGGCGGTGGGCGACCACGTCATTCCGCTGTACACCCCGGAATGCCGCGAGTGCAAATTCTGTCTGTCCGGCAAAACCAATCTGTGCCAGAAAATCCGAGCCACCCAAGGCAAGGGCCTGATGCCGGACGGCACCAGCCGCTTCTCCAAGGACGGCAAGACCATTTACCACTATATGGGCACCTCCACCTTCAGCGAATACACGGTGCTGCCGGAAATCTCGCTGGCCAAGGTCAACAAGGCCGCGCCGCTGGAGGAAGTGTGCCTGTTGGGCTGCGGCGTCACCACCGGCATGGGCGCGGTGGTCAACACCGCCAAGGTGAAGGCCGGCGACAGCGTGGCCGTCTTCGGCCTGGGCGGCATCGGCCTGTCGGCCATCATCGGCGCGCGCATGGCCGGCGCCGGCCGCATCATCGGCATCGACATCAACGAGAGCAAGTTCGAACTGGCCAAGAAGCTGGGCGCCACCGACTGCGTCAATCCGGCGGATTTCGACAAGCCGATACAGGACGTGATCGTGGAGATGACCGACGGCGGCGTCGACTTCTCCTTCGAGTGCATAGGCAACGTCAAGGTGATGCGCGCGGCGCTGGAATGCTGCCACAAGGGCTGGGGCGAATCGGTGATCATAGGCGTGGCCGGCGCCGGCCAGGAAATCTCCACCCGCCCCTTCCAACTGGTGACCGGCCGGGTGTGGCGCGGCAGCGCCTTCGGCGGCGTGCGCGGCCGCACCGAACTGCCGGATTATGTGGAGCGCTATCTGAAGGGCGAATTCCGCCTCGACGACTTCATCACCCACACCATGCCGCTGGAGGGCGTCAACGAGGCCTTCGAGCTGATGCACGAGGGCAAGAGCATACGCTCGGTGATCCACTACGCGCCGGAGCGGGCATGA